A region of Nostoc sp. 'Peltigera membranacea cyanobiont' N6 DNA encodes the following proteins:
- a CDS encoding cytochrome c biogenesis CcdA family protein has product MTTSTLSISLALFGGVLNVLSPCVLPILPVLLGRSLQSHTYGPVALVGGLIAGFALAGSLIGVTSAWFTGLANLLRSGAIAFLLFLGLLAIFPTWSYRIFTYIPIANWAKKPPRIGLMGEFWLGTQLGLLWTPCAGPVLGGILVLAAVNHQVAGAFWLLVVYGIGAGLPLLAIAYGGRLFSQRMLNLRPHSGALQRVGGVAIAATAIAILLGWDVQIQLWLAPFFPTQPL; this is encoded by the coding sequence ATGACGACTTCTACTTTATCAATCAGTCTGGCTTTGTTCGGAGGAGTTTTGAATGTCCTTTCACCCTGTGTTTTACCGATTTTACCTGTGTTATTGGGACGATCGCTCCAATCCCATACTTACGGCCCAGTAGCGCTGGTGGGGGGATTAATCGCTGGTTTTGCCCTGGCAGGTAGTTTAATCGGTGTAACATCAGCCTGGTTTACGGGTTTGGCTAATTTATTAAGGAGTGGCGCGATCGCATTCCTTTTATTTTTAGGATTATTGGCAATTTTTCCCACCTGGAGTTACAGAATATTTACTTATATTCCCATTGCTAATTGGGCTAAGAAACCCCCACGAATCGGACTTATGGGAGAATTCTGGTTAGGGACTCAGTTAGGGCTTTTATGGACTCCCTGTGCTGGGCCAGTTTTGGGAGGAATTTTAGTCTTAGCGGCAGTTAATCATCAAGTCGCAGGTGCATTTTGGCTGCTGGTTGTTTATGGAATCGGAGCAGGTTTACCTCTGTTAGCGATCGCTTACGGTGGGCGATTATTCAGCCAACGAATGCTCAATCTCCGCCCCCACAGTGGAGCGTTGCAGCGCGTTGGTGGTGTAGCGATCGCAGCCACAGCAATTGCTATTCTTCTCGGTTGGGATGTTCAGATACAACTTTGGTTGGCTCCCTTCTTTCCTACTCAACCTCTGTGA
- a CDS encoding thioredoxin family protein → MNHNLLHRRQLLFYLGLGVVGIGAATTFSNFRKVNAPSISPAKSNNMQDSETIVKTPAGKSLPEFQGISQWLNSSPLAIANLKGSVILIQFWTFACINCQRTLPYITKWHRQYEAQGLKVIGIHTPEFAFERDPNNIKKALQKHQITYPVPVDNEYKTWNAYENQYWPHIFLADRQGLLQYDHIGEGAYEKTEQTIRQLLG, encoded by the coding sequence ATGAATCACAACCTGCTCCACCGCCGTCAGTTACTTTTTTATCTTGGCTTAGGGGTTGTCGGAATCGGTGCAGCTACAACATTTTCTAACTTTAGAAAAGTGAATGCCCCTTCTATTTCTCCTGCAAAAAGTAACAATATGCAAGACTCGGAAACTATTGTTAAAACTCCGGCAGGTAAGAGTTTACCAGAGTTTCAGGGTATCAGTCAGTGGCTTAATTCTAGCCCTTTAGCGATCGCTAATCTCAAAGGCAGCGTTATTCTGATCCAGTTTTGGACTTTTGCTTGTATTAACTGTCAGCGTACCCTGCCCTACATTACTAAATGGCATCGGCAGTATGAGGCGCAGGGACTCAAGGTGATTGGTATCCACACACCAGAGTTTGCTTTTGAGCGAGATCCGAACAATATAAAAAAGGCGTTACAAAAACACCAAATTACTTATCCGGTTCCAGTTGATAACGAGTATAAAACCTGGAACGCCTACGAAAATCAGTATTGGCCCCATATATTTCTAGCCGATCGCCAAGGTTTACTACAATATGACCATATTGGTGAAGGAGCATACGAAAAAACAGAGCAAACTATCCGCCAGCTATTGGGGTAG
- the rpmA gene encoding 50S ribosomal protein L27 translates to MAHKKGTGSTRNGRDSNAQRLGVKRYGGQVVRAGNILVRQRGTKFHPGNNVGIGSDDTLFALIDGVVMFERKGKTRKKVSVYLPITAVQAAPAEAVAG, encoded by the coding sequence ATGGCTCATAAGAAAGGAACAGGTAGTACACGTAACGGTCGTGATTCTAACGCCCAACGTCTGGGTGTCAAGCGTTATGGCGGTCAAGTTGTGCGTGCAGGAAACATTCTCGTGCGTCAGCGCGGGACTAAATTTCACCCTGGTAACAATGTCGGTATTGGTAGCGATGACACTCTGTTTGCCTTAATCGACGGTGTTGTAATGTTTGAGAGAAAGGGCAAAACCCGGAAAAAAGTTAGTGTTTATCTACCCATAACTGCTGTTCAGGCAGCCCCTGCTGAAGCTGTAGCAGGTTAG
- the rplU gene encoding 50S ribosomal protein L21, with translation MTYAIIETGGKQIRVEPGRFYDIELLPIEPDEKVTIDYVLLVQHDGEVSIGQPLVTGATVEGTVMRHYRGRKVLVYKMKPKKKTRKKRGHRQEVTRLMIDSITLNGEVFVAQGEAEKESPVLDETPAEEVEVAAE, from the coding sequence ATGACCTACGCAATTATTGAAACTGGCGGCAAACAAATACGAGTAGAGCCAGGGCGGTTTTATGATATTGAACTGCTTCCGATCGAACCAGATGAAAAAGTTACAATAGACTACGTATTACTCGTTCAGCACGATGGCGAAGTCAGCATTGGACAGCCACTAGTGACAGGTGCGACTGTAGAAGGGACTGTAATGCGACATTACAGAGGTCGTAAAGTCTTGGTATACAAGATGAAGCCGAAAAAGAAAACCCGCAAAAAACGGGGGCATCGTCAAGAAGTTACCAGACTTATGATTGACTCCATCACCCTTAACGGTGAAGTGTTTGTTGCCCAAGGAGAAGCGGAGAAGGAAAGCCCCGTTTTAGATGAGACTCCTGCTGAAGAAGTTGAAGTTGCTGCTGAATAA